One Candidatus Rokuibacteriota bacterium genomic region harbors:
- a CDS encoding O-antigen ligase family protein, producing the protein MATARRALLAAFVLGLGFSITLAQAALALLTLFWLGRLCGRKAREAVRWPLWRPVLAFGAVSVMSALFAPHPGEALVACKKLLLVAALYVSADELDSTERAERFLSALALAVAGAAVVGLLQVSLCPGPEADYGLPAWLYHRCARARGFFSSYMTLAGVLSLTLLVSLPRLLLGTTFRPWFAFEWFASLAGLAATYTRGAWIGFAAGVLALCPAIRRRRWLLAAGFLVVGVVVMAGPQHLRERVVTMTNPDDVTVKERIYMWRSGIAMWREHPWLGVGPGGVKREYRNYAQAEALRKRTGHLHNSALQILVELGVAGLLAWLWIWAAFYTEAVRLLRRLPAAAIGERALVAGSIAAITGFLVAGTSEYNFGDSEVVMLAWVIVALPYVVARGGPFALVKGVP; encoded by the coding sequence TCGTCGGGCGCTCCTGGCGGCGTTTGTCCTGGGTCTCGGCTTCTCCATCACGCTCGCCCAAGCCGCGCTCGCCCTGCTGACGCTGTTCTGGCTCGGCAGGCTGTGCGGTCGCAAGGCTCGCGAAGCCGTGCGGTGGCCGCTCTGGCGCCCCGTACTGGCGTTCGGCGCGGTCAGCGTGATGTCGGCGCTTTTCGCGCCACATCCGGGCGAGGCCTTGGTCGCCTGTAAAAAGCTCCTGCTCGTCGCTGCCCTCTATGTCTCAGCCGACGAGCTCGACTCCACCGAGCGGGCCGAGCGCTTTCTGTCGGCGCTGGCGCTCGCCGTCGCGGGGGCGGCGGTGGTCGGACTCCTGCAGGTGAGCCTCTGCCCGGGCCCGGAGGCCGACTACGGCCTTCCGGCCTGGCTCTACCACCGGTGCGCCCGTGCCCGCGGCTTCTTCAGCAGCTACATGACGCTGGCGGGGGTGCTGAGCCTGACGCTGCTGGTGAGTCTGCCGCGGCTCCTTCTGGGCACGACCTTTCGCCCGTGGTTCGCGTTCGAGTGGTTCGCGAGCCTCGCGGGGCTGGCGGCGACATATACGCGGGGCGCCTGGATCGGCTTCGCTGCGGGCGTCCTTGCCCTCTGTCCTGCGATCCGGCGGCGGCGCTGGCTCCTGGCAGCCGGGTTCCTGGTGGTGGGCGTGGTGGTCATGGCCGGTCCGCAGCACCTGCGCGAGCGTGTCGTCACGATGACGAATCCCGACGATGTCACCGTCAAAGAGCGGATCTACATGTGGCGCAGCGGGATCGCCATGTGGCGGGAGCACCCGTGGCTGGGGGTGGGGCCGGGCGGCGTCAAGCGCGAATACCGCAACTACGCGCAGGCCGAGGCTTTGAGGAAGCGCACAGGGCATTTGCACAACTCCGCGCTCCAGATCCTCGTCGAGCTGGGTGTTGCCGGCTTGCTGGCGTGGCTGTGGATCTGGGCCGCGTTCTACACGGAGGCGGTGCGACTCCTTCGGCGCCTGCCGGCGGCCGCCATCGGAGAGCGAGCCCTGGTCGCCGGGAGCATCGCGGCCATCACGGGCTTTCTCGTGGCGGGGACGTCGGAGTACAACTTCGGCGATTCCGAGGTGGTGATGCTCGCCTGGGTCATCGTGGCGCTCCCGTATGTCGTCGCCCGCGGAGGGCCTTTTGCGCTTGTGAAAGGTGTGCCATAA